TTCAGGGGTTATTTTTTGCAGGTCTTTTAATGTCTTGAGGTTTTCGACTACTTCATCGGGAACTCTTACGGAGCCCATGATAAGTCCCCGGGAGGATCCCAAGCCATGACAATCGGAACCTCCCGTGATCACGAGTCCATATTCTCGAGCCATTTTGCTATATTTCCTAACGTCATCTGGTGTGTGATTGCTGTGATAGACCTCTAAACCCTGTATCCCATATCTGATGAATTCTGGAATCTTTTCATCTACCTGAGAAAGACCGGGATGAGCTAGGATGGCAATTCCTCCTAGCCTTTTTATGAGTTTAATTACATCTTTCGGTGTATAAACATATTTCTCAATGTAGCAGGGGGCTTTGCGCCCAATATATCTTTCGAAAGCCTCTTCGATACTATCGATGCAACCTTGTTTTACCATAACTCTGGCTACGTGAGCTCGACCAACTGCACCCTTACCAGCTTCTTGTAAAACATCTTTGAGGGCAATTTCAAGACCCATTTCTTGCAGCCGCTCGACCATTTTCACCGCGCGTTCGTATCTCGCTTGACGCAACTTGCTGAGATGTTTGAGGAACCATTCCTGTTTGTAATCGATGAAATAGCCCAAAAAATGAATGTCCCGACCCTCTAGGTCGGAACTCAATTCAACAGCGGGAATTACTTCAATATCGAAATCTCCCGCTCTCCTTAAAGCTGGAACTATTCCATCTATACTATCGTGATCGGTGATCGCAATCGCCGTGAAGTCAAGCTTCACTGCAAATTTAACTAATTCTTCGGGGGAAAATGCACCATCCGAAGCTGTACTGTGAAGATGTAAATCAACGCCCATTGTTTTTTGTCGAGAAAATTGTGGGGAAACATCAGGGATAACTTCAGGTTTAGATCGAGTTTATCGGGGCTCGACTATAAGTTTAATAGCAGTTCGCTCTTCGCCATTGATTTCGATGTCGGTGAAGGCAGGAATACAAATTAGATCAAATCCACTGGGTGCTACAAAGCCTCGAGCTATTGCTATGGCCTTTACCGCTTGATTAAGAGCCCCTGCGCCAATTACTTGGATCTCCGCTCCTCCTTTCTCTCTGAGCACACCAGCTAAAGCACCTGCAACTGCATTTGGATTTGATTTAGATGAGACTTTAAGCACCTCCATTTTTCTTCCTCCTTGCATGGATATTACTGCGTAATCATTTAATTCGGTAAACGATGCCTTTATCCTTCAATTATTTTGGCTATTTTTAGTTTATTTTACCCCTCATCCTCCCCTTCGAGGACAAAAATGATTTTAATCTGGTTCTTTTCCCTCAAAATTTTGGGTTGTTCTTGTATTTTTAAGAAATACTTCCGTCCTATTTTTTCGAAACTTTCCATGACAGCTTTAACTAAAAAGTCGAGGTCCTCCTGACCTAGATACTTGGCATATTCTTTGGTCTCGATGGAAATTTCCCTTTGAGTAACGGAGCTAAATTCGTGGAACTGTTTAAAGTGGGACATCAGCGGTAACAAGGGTTTTATCTCAGCGTTAATGATCCTATGAGCATTCCGTTCGGAGATTTCAAATCCGTAATATTTTCTTGCGATTTCCAAAAGGGATGATATGTCAATGGCACAACCGGTGTATTGCCA
The DNA window shown above is from Actinomycetota bacterium and carries:
- a CDS encoding PHP domain-containing protein: MGVDLHLHSTASDGAFSPEELVKFAVKLDFTAIAITDHDSIDGIVPALRRAGDFDIEVIPAVELSSDLEGRDIHFLGYFIDYKQEWFLKHLSKLRQARYERAVKMVERLQEMGLEIALKDVLQEAGKGAVGRAHVARVMVKQGCIDSIEEAFERYIGRKAPCYIEKYVYTPKDVIKLIKRLGGIAILAHPGLSQVDEKIPEFIRYGIQGLEVYHSNHTPDDVRKYSKMAREYGLVITGGSDCHGLGSSRGLIMGSVRVPDEVVENLKTLKDLQKITPEIHLK
- a CDS encoding stage V sporulation protein S — translated: MEVLKVSSKSNPNAVAGALAGVLREKGGAEIQVIGAGALNQAVKAIAIARGFVAPSGFDLICIPAFTDIEINGEERTAIKLIVEPR